Below is a window of Leifsonia sp. NPDC080035 DNA.
CTGGGGCTGCGCACCTTCGCCACCGACGCGGGCGCCGAGTTCGACGCCGTCGTGCCGATCCGCTCGCTGCTCGACCGGCTCGCGAGGGCCAGGGAGACCGCCGAGGCGGACGGCACGGAGGGCGAGGTGGGCCTGCGGCTCCCTCTCGAGGTGTCCACGGTCACCTGGGCGGGCATCTCGCCGCCGCGCGGCGGCTGGCGCCCGGTCGGCGAGACGTCGGCGGCGCTGCTCGAGGAGACGGCGAAGGCCGGCATCGCCGAGGTGGCCGAGGCGATCCCGTCCGGCACAGGCGAGCAGCTGGTCCAGCGCGTGCGCGCCGAGGTCTGGGGCACGCCGATCGAGGGGCTGGAGTACGTGCCGGCCGGTGCGGCGTTCGCGGCGGAGAGCCTCGGCTTCCTCGCCCCGGACGAGCCGGTCAGCATCCTGGAGACCGGCACCTGGACGCGCCTCACCACCGCGCGCGGGCACATCCTGATCCGCCGCCAGGCCTGGTCGCTCCGCGGCTGAGAGCGTCCGGGCGCTCGGAGGCTCTCAGACCCCGCGGGCGACCGCCCGTCCCGCCTGCCGCCCGGAGAACAGGCAGCCGCCGAGGAACGTCCCCTCCAGCGCGCGGTAGCCGTGCACGCCGCCGCCCCCGAAGCCGCTCGCCTCGCCCACCGCGTAGAGCCCGGGGATCGGCTCCCCATCCGTGCCGAGCACGCGCGCGTCCAGATCCGTCTCGATCCCGCCGAGGCTCTTGCGGGTGAGGATGTGCAGCTTCACCGCGATCATCGGCCCGGCCTTCGGGTCGGTGAGCTTGTGCGGGCTCGCCACCCGGATCAGCTTGTCGCCGCGGTAGGCGCGCGCGCCGCGGATCGCGGCGAGCTGGAGGTCCTTGCCGAAGTCGTTGTCGAGCTCGCGGTCGCGCTCGCGCACGTGCCGGGTGACCAGCTCCGTGTCGAGCGGCACCTCCGAGAGGCGCTGCATGCCCGAGAGCAGGTCGTCGAGCGTGTCGGCGACGACGAAGTCCGCGCCCTTCTCCTTGAACGCCTCCACCGGGCCGGGCGCGCCCGGACCGACGCGCTTGGCGAGCAGCTTCATGTCCTTGCCGGTCAGGTCGGGGTTCTGCTCGCTGCCGGAGAGCGCGAACTCCTTCTCGATGATCTTCTGCGTGAGGATGAACCAGCTGTAGTCCGAGCCGGTCCGCCGCAGGTGCTCCAGCGTGCCCAGGGTGTCGAAGCCGGGGAAGAGGGGCGGGGGCAGCCGATCGCCGTGGGCATCCAGCCACAGCGAGGAGGGACCGGGGAGGATGCGGATGCCGTGCCGCTGCCACACCGGATCCCAGTTCTGGATGCCCTCGGTGTAGTGCCACATCCGGTCGCCGTTGATCAGGTGCGCGCCGGCGGACTCCGCGATGCCGAGCATCCGTCCGTCCACGTGCGCGGGCACCCCGGAGAGCATGGACGCCGGGGGCGTGCCGAGCCGCTCCGGCCAGGCCGTTCGCACCAGGTCGTGGTTGCCGCCGATGCCGCCGCTCGCGACGATCACGGCGGGCGCGCGCAGCTCGAACTCGCCGGTGACGTCCCGGTTGCTCGCTGCGCCCCGCGCGGCGCCGTCCGGCGCGAGGACCGCCCCGGCGACGCCCGTGACACGGCCGTCCTCCGCGATCAGGCGGTCGACGCGGTGCCGGTACTGGATGCGCGCGTGTCCGGTGGCGAGCCCGGCGTGCACCCGGCGGATGAACGGCTCCAGCACGCCGGGACCGGTGCCCCAGGTGATGTGGAACCGCGGGACCGAGTTGCCGTGGCCGCCGGAGGTCCCGTCGCCGCGCTCCGCCCAGCCGACGACGGGGAAGAACGAGACGCCCTTCTCGCGCAGCCAGGCGCGCTTCTCGGACGCGGCGAACTGCAGGTAGGCCTCAGCCCAGCGGCGCGGCCAGTGGTCCTCGTCGCGGTCGAAGGCGGCGCTGCCGAACCAGTCCTGGCGGGCAAGCGCCAGCGAGTCGTGCACGCCCATCCGGCGCTGCTCCGGCGAATCGACGAGGAACAGGCCGCCGAACGACCACCACGCCTGTCCGCCGAGGGATGCGGCGGGCTCCTGCTCGAGAATGGTGACCTGCTTGCCCGCATCGAGCAGCTCGCTCGCGGCGACCAGGCCGGCGAGGCCAGCTCCCACGACGATGCAGTCGGGGTCGTGGATCATGGCGTGGCTCCTTCGACACGTCGCGGCGCCGGGGGAGAGGCGCTGGGGGTGGTTACTCCTCGAATGTGTTGACCATAGCGAACGCCGCGCGCTCCAGGTAACTCCAGAGGGTCTCCTCCTGCAGAGGCGGCAGGCCGAGCTCGTCGACCGCCGTGCGCATGTGCGCGAGCCAGCGGTCGCGGGCGTCCGGGTTGACCCGGAACGGCTGGTGCCGCATCCGCAGCCGGGGGTGCCCGCGCTGCTCGCTGTAGGTGGTCGGGCCGCCCCAGTACTGCTCCAGGAACAGGGTCAGTCGCTCAGCGGCGGGGCCGAGGTCCTCCTCCGGGTACATCGGCCGCATCACCGGGTCGTCGGCCACGCCGCGGTAGAACGCGTCGACCAGGCGCCGGAAGGTCTCGTGCCCGCCCACCTGCTCGTAGAAGGACGGCCCGCTCGGCGGTCCGACAGGGATGGTCATCGTCTCACTCCGCGGGGGGCTGGTCGGTGGTGGGCTTGTCAGTGGTCGGCTTGTCTGTGGTCGGCTGGTCGGGTTTCGGCGCGGCCGTCGGCGGCTTCGGCGCCACGGGCGGCTTGGCCGTCCGCGGCTTCGGCGTCGCGGGAGGCGGCGTCTCGACCGCCGGGTGGATGCGGATCGCGCCCGGGTCGGGCACCGACGTCCTGCTCTTGGCCGCCGCTCGCGCCTTGCGGCCCTTGAGCGGCTTCTCCGGAACGGCCGGCGTCGGGCGGGTGCGCGGCGGCTTGGCGCCGGTGACGCTGCCCGCGCTGTCGAAGCCGCTGAGGACGACCGCCTCCAGAGACGGCAGCTTCACGCCGAGCTGATCGGCCGCCTGCTTGAGCCGGAGGCGCAGCTCGCGCGACACGTCGTCCTTCGCGGTCGTGCGCGTCTTCAGCACGATGCGGATGACCATCGCCTCGTCGGACACCGACTCGAGCCCCCACAGCTCCGGCTTCTCGAGGATGCGCGAGCGCCACTTCGGGCTTGTCGCCAGGGCGGTCGCCGCCTCCATCATGGCGTTCTGGACCGCCTCGATGTCGGCATCGTACGGCACCGCCAGGTCCACGATCACGCGCGACCAGCCCTGCGAGAGGTTGCCGACCCGGAGGATCTCGCCGTTGCGCACGAACCAGAGCGTTCCGTTGACGTCGCGCACCTGCGTGACGCGGATGCCCACCGCCTCCACGACGCCCGTCGCGGGACCGAGGTCCACGACGTCGCCGACGCCCAGCTGATCCTCCATGACCATGAACAGGCCGTTCAGCACGTCGCGAACGATGTTCTGCGCGCCGAAACCGAGGCCGGCGCCGATCGCCGCCGTGAGCAGGGCGAGCGATCCGGCAGCGCCGGGCGCGACCACGCCGAACACGAGCACGATGGCGATGATGCCGACCGCCACGTTGACGATGTTGCTCAGCACCGAACCGAGGGTCCGCGTCCGCTGGACGACCCGCACGGCCGCGAGCGGGGAGGCGACCAGCGCCTGGGTATCGGTGACGCTCTGGCCCTTCTTGACGCCGCTGACGATCTGCCTGACAACATGCCGGATGATCACCCGCAGGATCCAGCTGATCAGGAAGGCTCCGACGATGATCAGGACGACGTGCAGCAGCGTCCATCCCGTGCTGGCGGCCCAGGACCCGAAGTCCGTCCAGAAGTTCGCTTTCAGGATGCTCATACCGCTGCGATCTTAGCGAGACGCGCCTTGGCGTCGGCTGGGGCCGGGGGCGCGATCACCGGTCGACGAGTCCGTTGTCGTACGCGAAGATCACGGCGTGCACGCGATCGCGCAGCTGGAGCTTGGAGAGCACCCGGCCGACGTGCGTCTTCACCGTCGACTCGGTGAGGAAGAACTTCGCGCCGATCTCGCCGTTGGTCAGGCCGTCCGCCATCGCCAGCAGGATCTCGCGCTCGCGCGGGGTGAGGGCGGAGGCGGGGTCGCCGCCTGCCGCCGTACCGGACGCGCCCGCGGGCAGCCGGTCGGCGAAGAGCTCGAGCATCGAACGGGTGATCCTGCCGGTCACGGCGGCATCGCCCGCGGCGACCGCCCGGATCGCCGCGATCAGCTCGGCCGGCCGCGCATCCTTCAGCAGGAAGCCGCTGGCGCCGGCGCGCAGGCCGCCGAACGCGTACTCGTCCAGGTCGAAGGTGGTGAGGATGATGATCCGCGCCTCCGGGTTCGCCGCGACGATCCTGCGTGTGGCCTCGATGCCGTCCATCGACGGCATCCGCACGTCCATCAGGATCACGTCCGGTCGCGTCTGGACCGCGAGCCGCACGGCCTCGGCGCCGTCGGGAGCCTCCCCGACCACGGTCAGGTCGGGCTCGGCCTCCAGCACCATCCGGAAGCCAAGGCGTACGAGCGCCTGGTCGTCGACGAGCAGGACGCGCAGGGGAGCGGGGTCGGTCACGGGTGTCTGTCTCCTCGGATGTGGTCTCAGGCGTCGGGGCCCGCTGGGATGCGATCGTCGCCACTGCGCGGTGGGACGGTGTCGAAGGTGGCGACGAGCCGCCAGCCGCCGCCCCGGCGGGGACCGGCCTCGAGCGTCCCTCCGTACAGCGCGACGCGCTCGCGGAGTCCGAGCAGGCCGCGGCCGGAACCGGCGACCGCCTCGGTGCGCACGCTCGCGTCGTCCTCCACAACGATACGGGTGCGGTCATGGCCGAAGGCGATCCGGACCGTGACCGCCGTCGCGAGCGACGCGTAGCGCAACGCGTTGGTCAGGGCCTCCTGCACGACGCGGAAGACGGTCAGCTGCTGCCCGACGTCCTCCGGAGCGGTGCCGCTGACGGTGATCCGCACCGGGAGCCCGGCTGCGCGGAACCGCTCGACGAGCTCGCGCAGTTCGCCGAGTCCCGGCTGCGGAGCGTGCTCCGCGCCGTCGCCCTCGCCTGCCCTCAGCACTCCGAGCAGCCGGCGCATGTCGGCGAGCGCGCCGCGCCCAGTCTCCGCCACCATCCGCATCGCCTCCGCGGACCGCTCGGGGGCGGTCTCGGCGAGGGAGGCGGAGCCGTCGGCGAGGGTGATCATCACCGTCAGGCTGTGCGAGACGATGTCGTGCATCTCTCTCGCGATCCGGCTGCGCTCGGCGGCGGTGGCGATCTCCGCCTGCTGGTCGCGCTCGCGGGCGAGCTGCCGGGCGCGGTCGATGAGGGCGAGCAGGTAGCGGCGCCGGTTGCCGACGTTGACGCCGAGCAGCACGGCGACGACGCACAGCGAGAGCACGGCGAACGCGGACGGCGCCGCCTCCGCATCCAGCGGCGTGATGACGAACAGCTCGCCGAGGATCGACGTCGCGGCGAGCGAGGTTATCGTGACGCCCGCGGTGATCGCGTAGCCGATCCAGGCCGACCGCACCGAGCGGTAGACCGCGAGGGCGTAGAGCGCGAACATCGCCGGCACGAAGTCCACATCGTGCCCGAGGAACACGCTGACCGCGAGCGCGCTCACCGTGATGGCGAACACGGCGCGCGGGTGCACCCGGCGTGCGATGAGCGACGCCCCGGCCACCGAGGCGACCATCAGGTGGATCGCGACGGTCACGCTCGGGTGCGCGACCATCATCAGCACGCCGTAGGCGAGCGCCGGCACCAGGTACACACCGGCGACGAAGAGGTCGACGACGACGGGATGCGCCGCCAGGAACCGACGGATCGCCCCGGGCGGCCTCGGCAGTTCGAGGGCGCCCGGGGCGGGATCCGGAGCGGTCACGGGAGGGGTCAAGCGTCGCGGCGCTGCAGGAGGATGGCGCCGAGGATGAACGAGACGGCCGCCCAGACCAGGACGGTCACGACATTCGCCCACGGCTCGAGCGTCCCGTTGGTGCCGCCGGACATGCCGGTCCCCGCGTTGCTGATGAGGTAGTGCGACGCGTCGGTCACCCACTTCTGGTTCATCAGGTTGCCGAACAGGCTCGCCAGGATCGGCAGCAGGAACAGCACGCCGAGCGCCGCGGCGATGCCGCCTGCGCTCGCCTTCACGATGGTGCCGATGCCGAGCGCAAACACTGCGACGAGGCCGAGGTAGAGCGCGGCGCCCAGGATCGCCCAGAGCGTGTCCTGCGTGAACAGGTCGCCCGTGTAGCCCTTGCCGGTCAGCATCGGGACCGCGATGGCCCAGGAGATGGCGATGCTCACCAGGCCGACGATGAACGAGGTGAGGAAGAGCACGATGGCCTTCGCCGCCAGGACCGGGAACCGGCGCGGGACCGCCGCGAACGAGGAACGGATCATGCCGGTCGAGAACTCGCCGCTGATCACGAGGACGCCGAGGACGGCGACCACCAGCTGCGCGAACATGAGGCCCGAGGTCGCGGTGTTCGTCACGAAGTCCGCGAGCTGCGCCGGCGGCACCTGCGCGCCGAGCGTGGACGCGTTCGGCACCACGGCGGACAGCAGCGCGGCGAGGCCGACGACGATCACGACGACAGCGACGAGCGTCCAGAACGTGGAGCGCAGCGAACGCAGCTTGATCCACTCGGAGCGGACGACGCGGGGGAAGCTCAGCCGGCCGAGCGAGGAGTGCGGGTGCTGCTGCACGGCAGCGGTTGCGGTGCTCATCGGGTGACCTCCGAGTGGTATTCGACCTCGTCCTGCGTCAGTTCGAGGTAGGCCTCCTCGAGGGAGGCGTTGATGGGGGTGAGCTCGTGGAGCACGACGCCGGTGGCCGCGGCCATGTCGCCGATCTGGGCGGCGGTCAGGCCGGTGACCTCGATCAGCTGGGACTCGACGCCGGTGATCGTGACGTCGGGGCCGGCGATGGTGCGGGCGAGCTGATCGACCTGCGGGGTCCGCACACGGACGGCGCCGCGGGTGGCGCCGGCCAGGATCTGCTCGACAGGGGCGTCGGCGAGGATGCGGCCGCGGCCGAGCACGATGATGTGATCGGCGGTCTGCGCCATCTCGCTCATCAGGTGCGAGGACAGGAAGATGGTGCGACCCTGGCCGGCGAGGTGCCGGGCGAACTGGCGCACCCAGAGCACGCCCTCCGGGTCGAGGCCGTTGACCGGCTCGTCGAGGATGAGCGTCGCAGGGTCGCCGAGCATGGCGGCGGCGATGCCGAGCCGCTGGCCCATCCCGAGGGAGAAGCCGCCGACGCGCTTGCCCGCCACCGACTCGAGCCCGGTGAGGCCGATCACCTCCTCCACGCGGCGCTTCGGGATGCCGTGGGTGGCGGCCATCGCGAGCAGGTGGTTGTAGGCGGTGCGACCGGTGTGCACGGCCTTGGCGTCGAGCAGGGCGCCGACCTCGCTGAGCGGGGACTGCAGGTCCGCGTAGCGCTTCCCGTCGATGGTGGCGGCGCCCCGGGTCGGGCGGTCCAGTCCCATGATCATGCGCATGGTGGTGGACTTGCCGGCGCCGTTCGGGCCGAGGAAGCCGGTGACCTTGCCCGGCTGGATGGTCGCCGTGATGTCGTCGACGGCGGTCTTGGAACCGAACGTCTTGGTGAGGCGGTCGAGTTGGATCATGTCTTCGACCCTAGGGCCGCCGCTCGCCCGGCAACATCCTCCCCGGGTACCATCCCCGCCCCGCACACGTCGCCGCCGAGTACGCAGATCCTCTGCGTACTCGGCGGCTTTCGTGCGATTTTCTGCGTACTCGCGGGTTGCGCGGTGCGGGTTACGCGGCGTCGCGGGCCTGGGCGGCGAGGGCGCGCTCGACCCCGGCCAGGTTCTCCACGACGAGGCGGCGGAGGGCCGCTGGCTCCGGGTTGGCGTCGAGCCACGCGCGGGTGGCGTCGCGGAGCTCCGCGTTCGCCAGCGGCGCCGGGTACATCCCGGAGACCAGGTACTCGGCGATCTTGTAGCTGCGCGAGGCCCAGATCTCCTGGAGCGCCGCGAAGTACGGCTCGACGAAGGCGGCGAGCACGGAGGTGTCCGCCGCGCGCTGGAAGCCCATCCCCGTGAAGCGGACGATCGTGTTCGGCAGAGCGTCCGAGCCGAACACCGAATCCCAGGCCGCCTGCTTGCCTTCGAGCGTCGGGATCGATGCGCGGGCCTGCGCGGCGAACTGCCCGCCGTTGGCGGTGTTGTCCGCCGCGAGCGCCGCGTCGATCTCCGCGGTGCCCGCCGCGCCGCCGGCGACGAGCGCGATCAGCAGCTCCCAGGCCAGGTCGGTGTCGACCGTGAGACCGGGCAGCTGGGTCGAGCCGTCGCGGAGCGCCGCGATCGCCTGCACGTGCTCCTCGGTGGAGGCGAGGGCGGCGAAGAACTTCACGAACTGGAACTGCGCGTCGCTGCCCGCCTCGGCCTGCTGCGCGAGCGTCCACAGCGCGGAGGCCGCCTCCTCGCTGGTCTGCTTCTGCCGCTCGGGAGCGACGTAGGAGGTCGCTGCCAGAACGAGCTGGTTCAGCGTGGTGCGGATGGTGGTGGACTCGGTCTCGGAGGCGATGTTGCCGAGCACCAGGCGCACGTAGTCGCTCGCCGGGGTCTCGGCGTCGCGGGTGGCGTCCCAGGCTGCGCCCCAGACCAGCGAGCGCGCGAGCGGGCTCTCGATGGAGGAGAGGTGCTCGACCGCGGCGGCCAGCGACTCCTCGTCCAGGCGGATCTTCGCGTAGGCGAGGTCGTCGTCGTTCAGGAGGACGAGCGCCGGGCGCTTCGTCCCGACCAGCTCGGCGACCTCGGTGCGCTCGCCGTCGACGTCGAGTTCGACGCGCTTGTCGCGGACCAGCCGGCCGTCGACGAGGTTGTAGAAGCCGATCGCGAGGCGGTGCGGACGGATGGTCGGGTAGTCGGCGGCAGCCGACTGCAGCACGGCGAAGGAGGTGATCGTCCCGTCGGCGTCGACCGCGATCTCCGGGCGGAGCGTGTTGACACCCGCGGTCTCCAGCCACTTCTCCGACCAGTCGGTGAGGTCGCGGCCGCTTGTCGCCTCCAGCTCGACGAGCAGGTCCTTCAGCTCGGTGTTCGAGTGCGCGTGCTTCGTGAAGTACTGCGCGACGCCGGCGAGGAAGTCGTCCTGGCCGACCCACGCCACGAGCTGCTTGAGCACCGAGGCGCCCTTCGCGTAGGTGATGCCGTCGAAGTTGACCTGCACGTCCTCCAGGTCGTTGATCGTGGCGACGATCGGGTGGGTGGATGGCAGCTGGTCCTGCTTGTACGCCCAGCTCTTCTCCATCGCGGCGAAGGTCGTCCACGCCTCGTGCCATTCGGTGGCCTCGGCGGTGGCGAGGGTGGAGGCGTACTCGGCGAACGACTCGTTCAGCCAGAGGTCGTTCCACCACTTCATGGTGACCAGGTCGCCGAACCACATGTGGGCGAGCTCGTGCAGGATGGTGACGACGCGGCGCTCCTTGATCGCGTCGGTGACCTTGGAGCGAAAGACATAGGTCTCGGTGAAGGTGATCGCGCCCGCGTTCTCCATCGCGCCGGCGTTGAACTCCGGCACGAACAGCTGGTCGTACTTCTCGAACGGGTACGCGTAGTCGAACTTCTCCTCGTAGAACGCGAAGCCCTCGCGCGTCTTCTCGAAGATGTAGTCGGCGTCGAGGTATTCCGCCAGGCTCTTGCGCGCGTACACGCCGAGCGGGATGGTGCGGCCGTCGCGGCTGGTCAGCTCGCTGTGCACCGACTCGTACGGGCCGGCGATGAGCGCGGTGATGTAGGAGGAGATGACGGCGGTGGGCGCGAACGCCCAGGTCTTCTTCCCGTCACCGGCGTCGGTCGGCTCCGGCGTGGGGGAGTTGCTGACGACCGCCCAGTGCGCGGGAGCGGTGACGGTGAAGCGGAACCGGGCCTTCAGGTCCGGCTGCTCGAACACCGCGAACATGCGGCGCGAGTCCGGCACCTCGAACTGGGAGTAGAGGTACACCTCGCCGTCGACCGGGTCCACGAAGCGGTGCAGGCCCTCGCCGGTGTTCGTGTAGATCGCGTCGGCGTCGACGGTCAGCACGTTCTCGGCCTGCAGGCTCTCCAGCCGGATGCGCACGCCGTCTGACACCTCGGCCGGGTCCAGCTCGACGCCGTTGAGGGTGACCGAGTGCACCGTGCGGGTGATCGCGTCGATGAAGGTGGATGCGCCCTCGGTGGCGGAGAAGCGAACCGTCGTGGTGCTGCGGAAGGTCTCCGGTCCGGTCGTCAGATCCAGGACGACGTCGTACTCGTGGGTCGTGACGAGCGCGGCGCGCTCCTGTGCTTCGATGCGGGTGAGGTTTTCTCCGGGCAACGCTGACTCCTTGGGAAAGGCGGAATGGCCGTGGATCGTGTCCACCCGATCCACCTTAGTGAGGTCGGGCCGGGGAGGTCGGTGGCCTTCCCTAGACTGAGCACATGCGCATCCACATCGCCACCGATCACGCTGGTCTCGACTTCAGCAGGCACCTCCAGGAGCATCTCGCGGCGGCCGGTCACGAGGTCGTCGACCACGGTCCGACCGAGTACGACCCGATCGACGACTACCCGGCGTTCTGCATCAACGCCGCCAAGGCCGTGGTGCGCGACCAGCAGGCGGGCGTCGAGGCGCTCGGCGTGGTGTTCGGCGGCTCCGGCAACGGCGAGCAGATCGCCGCGAACAAGGTGCTCGGGGTGCGCGCCGCGCTCGTCTGGAACGAGAGCACCGCGCAGCTCGCCCGCCAGCACAACGACGCCAACGTCATCTCGATCGGTGCACGGCAGCACACGGTGGAGGAGGCGACCCGCTTCATCGACGTCTTCATCGCCGAGCCGTTCTCGCTGGAGGAGCGGCACGTGCGCCGCATCGCCCAGCTGGCCGAGTACGAGGCGACTGGCGACATCGCGGGTAAGAACGTGGACCGCTGATGCCAGAGGGTCACTCCGTCCACCGCATCGCGAAGCAGTTCGCGGTCAATTTCGTCGGGCACGAGGTGGCGGTCTCCTCGCCCCAGGGCCGGTTCGCCGAGGATGCTCGGCGCATCGACGGCCACCGGATGACCGCCGCGAAGGCGGTCGGCAAGCAGATGTTCCTGGAGTTCGACAACGAGCTCTGGCTGCGCATCCACCTCGGTATCTACGGCGCGTGGGACTTCGCGGGCGACATCAGCGTCGACCCGACGATCGCGAGCGCGAACGGACGGATGGGCCAGACCAACCAGGCGGGGACCGTGTTCGACTCCGCGGGCGAGAACTCGCTGCACTCCATCGGAGCGCCCCGCCGCACCCGGCTGCGCATGGCCGAGTCGGAGAAGCTCGAGGACGAGATCACGGACTTCCCTCCGGAGCCCGTCGGCCAGGTGCGCGTGCGGCTGCTCACCGACACCGCGGTCGCCGACCTGCGCGGGCCGACGGCGTGCGAGGTGCTCGACCCGGCCGAGGTGGATGCGGTCATCGCCAAGCTCGGCCCGGACCCGCAGCTCGACGATGGGCCGGAGGCGGAGGAGGCCTTCGTCGCGAAGGTCCGCAGGAAGCCGACGGCGATCGCCCTGCTGCTGATGGATCAGAGCGTCGTCAGCGGCATCGGCAACGTCTACCGCGCCGAGCTGCTGTTCCGCGCCAGGCAGAACCCGCACACCCCCGGCAAGCAGGTGCCGGAGGACACGGTGCGCGCGCTCTGGCGCGACTGGGTGCACCTGCTGCGCATCGGCGTCGAGACCGGCCAGATGATGACGATGGACGACCTGGATCCGGAGTCCTACCGCCGCGCCATGGCCAATCGCGAGGACCGGCACTGGGTCTACAAGCGCGAGGGCCTGCCGTGCCGGGTGTGCGGAACGCACATCGTCATGGAGGAGCTCGGCGGCCGCAAGCTCTACTGGTGCCCGAAGGACCAGAAGTAGGGGGCCCCGCATGCGTCAGAACCCGAGCTTCACTCTCACCGACCGCGCCGAGATCGAGCGGATCATCCGCGAGAACCCGTGGGGCACCTTCGTGAGCAACGCCTCCACCGGTCTCGTCGCCTCGCACTACCCGGTCATCCTCGACGACACCCGCGAGGAGCTCAGCATCGTCAGCCACGTCGGGCGTCCCGACGAGCAGCTGCACGAGCTGGGCGAGCACGAGCTGCTCGTCATCCTGCAGGGGCCGCACGGCTACATCTCCTCCAGCTGGTACGACGCCGACCCGGCCGTTCCCACCTGGAACTTCGTCGCCGTCCACCTCTCCGGCGTGCCGGAGATCCTGAGCGCCGAGGAGAACCTCCAGGTGCTCGAGAGGCTGGTCGACCATTTCGAGCGCGAGCTGCCGGATCCCCGGCGGATGCGCGGCACCCTCGAGGACGAGCGCTACGCCGAGCGGATCTCCTCGGGCACCGTCGGCCTCCGCCTCACCCCGACGAAGATCGTGGCCAAGCAGAAGATGAGCCAGAACCGTCCCGACCACATCGTCGACAGCATCATGACCGAGCTCGGCGGCGACTCGCCCTACGCGAGCGAGGCCCTGCTGCGCGAGATGCGCATCGTCCACGACCGGCGCCGCACCGCGCGATGACCCTGCTGCTGACCGGAGCGCGCATCCCCGGCGGCTGTGCCGTCGAGATCGCGGTCGACGGCGGCCGCATCGTCGGGGTCGGCGAGCGGCTGGATGCGCCCGGCGCCGAGCGCCGCGACCTCGCCGGCCGGTGGGTCGTCCCCGGCCTCTGGGACGAGCACGTCCACTTCACGCAGTGGGCGCAGACGGCGCGTCGGCTGGACGTCTCGCAGGCCTCCTCGGCTGCGGAGGCCGCTCGGTTCGTGCGGCAGCGCGTCGAGGCGCAGCCGGGCGACGATGTCCTCGTCGGCTTCGGCTTCCACGACGCGCTCTGGCCGGACATCCCGACGCGGCGGCTGCTCGACGAGGCGGCGGGGGAGCGTCCCGTCGTCCTGGTCGCCGGCGACCTGCACTGCTCGTGGCTCAACACGGCGGCGTCCCGTCTCTTCGCGCCGGGGTCGGAGGACGCGGTCCTGCGCGAGGACGCGAGCTTCGCCGTCACGAGCAGGCTGACCGCCACCGACCAGGCGACGCTCGACCGCTGGGCGGCCGACGCGGCACAGGCCGCCGCCCGGCGTGGTGTCGTGGGCATCGTCGACCTCGAGTACGGCTGGAACATCGACACCTGGTCGCGGCGGCTCGCCGCCGGACAGGGCGACCTGCGCGTGGCGGCCGGCTTCTACCGCGAGGACCTGGAGCGGGCGGTCGCCCTCGGCCTCCGCACGGGCACGCCGATCGAGGGGACCGGCGGCCTACTGACGACCGGCCCGTTCAAAGTCATCTCCGATGGTTCGCTCAACACCCGCACCGCCCTGTGCAGCCATCCCTATCCGGACGGCGACCACGGCGTCGCGAACCTCACTCCGCGTGAGCTGATCGAGGGGATGCGCACGGCGACGCGCGCCGGGATCGAGCCGGCCGTGCACGCGATCGGCGACGAGGCGAACCACCGCGCCCTCGACGCATTCCAGGAGCTCGGGTCGGGCGGCCGGATCGAGCATGCCCAGCTCATCGACCCGGACGACGTCCCGCGTTTCGCAGCGCTCGGGGTGACGGCGAGCGTCCAGCCCGAGCATGCCATGGACGACAGGGACGTCGCCGACCGGCTCTGGGCGGGACGGACCGCGGACACATTCCCGTTCGCGGGCCTTCTCCGCGCCGGGGCGCGGCTGGCCTTCGGTTCCGACGCGCCGGTCGCCCCGCTGGACCCGTGGGTCGCGATCTCCGCCGCTGTTTTCCGCAGCCGCGACGGCCGCGAGCCGTGGCACCCCGAGAACGCGATCCCGGTGGATGCGGCGCTCGATGCCTCCTCACGCAGCGCGATCGTCGTTGGCGAGCCCGCCGACCTCGCGGTGATCGAGCGCGACCCGTTCGCCGCGTCCGCGGACGAGCTGCGCGGTATGCCGGTCGCC
It encodes the following:
- a CDS encoding FAD-binding dehydrogenase, which encodes MIHDPDCIVVGAGLAGLVAASELLDAGKQVTILEQEPAASLGGQAWWSFGGLFLVDSPEQRRMGVHDSLALARQDWFGSAAFDRDEDHWPRRWAEAYLQFAASEKRAWLREKGVSFFPVVGWAERGDGTSGGHGNSVPRFHITWGTGPGVLEPFIRRVHAGLATGHARIQYRHRVDRLIAEDGRVTGVAGAVLAPDGAARGAASNRDVTGEFELRAPAVIVASGGIGGNHDLVRTAWPERLGTPPASMLSGVPAHVDGRMLGIAESAGAHLINGDRMWHYTEGIQNWDPVWQRHGIRILPGPSSLWLDAHGDRLPPPLFPGFDTLGTLEHLRRTGSDYSWFILTQKIIEKEFALSGSEQNPDLTGKDMKLLAKRVGPGAPGPVEAFKEKGADFVVADTLDDLLSGMQRLSEVPLDTELVTRHVRERDRELDNDFGKDLQLAAIRGARAYRGDKLIRVASPHKLTDPKAGPMIAVKLHILTRKSLGGIETDLDARVLGTDGEPIPGLYAVGEASGFGGGGVHGYRALEGTFLGGCLFSGRQAGRAVARGV
- a CDS encoding globin, with protein sequence MTIPVGPPSGPSFYEQVGGHETFRRLVDAFYRGVADDPVMRPMYPEEDLGPAAERLTLFLEQYWGGPTTYSEQRGHPRLRMRHQPFRVNPDARDRWLAHMRTAVDELGLPPLQEETLWSYLERAAFAMVNTFEE
- a CDS encoding sensor histidine kinase, which gives rise to MTAPDPAPGALELPRPPGAIRRFLAAHPVVVDLFVAGVYLVPALAYGVLMMVAHPSVTVAIHLMVASVAGASLIARRVHPRAVFAITVSALAVSVFLGHDVDFVPAMFALYALAVYRSVRSAWIGYAITAGVTITSLAATSILGELFVITPLDAEAAPSAFAVLSLCVVAVLLGVNVGNRRRYLLALIDRARQLARERDQQAEIATAAERSRIAREMHDIVSHSLTVMITLADGSASLAETAPERSAEAMRMVAETGRGALADMRRLLGVLRAGEGDGAEHAPQPGLGELRELVERFRAAGLPVRITVSGTAPEDVGQQLTVFRVVQEALTNALRYASLATAVTVRIAFGHDRTRIVVEDDASVRTEAVAGSGRGLLGLRERVALYGGTLEAGPRRGGGWRLVATFDTVPPRSGDDRIPAGPDA
- a CDS encoding mechanosensitive ion channel family protein, with amino-acid sequence MSILKANFWTDFGSWAASTGWTLLHVVLIIVGAFLISWILRVIIRHVVRQIVSGVKKGQSVTDTQALVASPLAAVRVVQRTRTLGSVLSNIVNVAVGIIAIVLVFGVVAPGAAGSLALLTAAIGAGLGFGAQNIVRDVLNGLFMVMEDQLGVGDVVDLGPATGVVEAVGIRVTQVRDVNGTLWFVRNGEILRVGNLSQGWSRVIVDLAVPYDADIEAVQNAMMEAATALATSPKWRSRILEKPELWGLESVSDEAMVIRIVLKTRTTAKDDVSRELRLRLKQAADQLGVKLPSLEAVVLSGFDSAGSVTGAKPPRTRPTPAVPEKPLKGRKARAAAKSRTSVPDPGAIRIHPAVETPPPATPKPRTAKPPVAPKPPTAAPKPDQPTTDKPTTDKPTTDQPPAE
- a CDS encoding response regulator transcription factor, translated to MTDPAPLRVLLVDDQALVRLGFRMVLEAEPDLTVVGEAPDGAEAVRLAVQTRPDVILMDVRMPSMDGIEATRRIVAANPEARIIILTTFDLDEYAFGGLRAGASGFLLKDARPAELIAAIRAVAAGDAAVTGRITRSMLELFADRLPAGASGTAAGGDPASALTPREREILLAMADGLTNGEIGAKFFLTESTVKTHVGRVLSKLQLRDRVHAVIFAYDNGLVDR